AAGGGAAAACATCCTGCTTGATGGTTTGATCACCTTAACTCATCTTGGAGTGTTGCATTGCTTTTGTGAATGCAGTTCTTGAATTGCTGGGTTTGGTTCCTTTTGGTGTAATTTttggagaagcagagaaaacacagtCACTCTATCACTAGCCAAATGCTGGTGTGGCCTTGAGGCTGTGTGGGGCCATTTAAGGTTTGGCATTGGACAACTGTATTTAGCACTAATTCTCACCCTTCACTAGAGGACTTGCTGATTTCGTGCttagttttctctttgctgctggCCATTTAGAGATAAAATGATGCCACATAAAGGAACAGGCTGGTGTAAGGCCCTGAAACCagcctcttcttcttccttccttcccctttttcatcttttattcaGATTATTAGGCCTTTACCTAGGCAGAGGATTGAGAATGGGAGTGCTGGGACAGGCCCTGATGTGACAGTGACTCTCGTGGCTGCAGGGGTACTTAGAGGGTTATGTTTCACCTGGGCTGAAGCTGGTACTTCTTAATCACTGTCCCATGCTTCTGAACACTGGTGCTTGCTGCTTTTGGCAGGACTGGAATCATCTAACCTATCTTCAGAGATCCTTCCCTCAGAGAGTCTCTCTCGCCTCTCACCTCTGGtagatgaagaggaggaggatgaagaacTTCCAAGTGTTTTATCACATCAAGGTGAGATGTCAGAGTACCTCTGTGAGACTTTACCCAAGATCGGTGCACTCTTTTTAGCATACACGTGCTTGTAGTTTGCTGATGAGCTATGGTGATGAAACCTAACCTTCCCCGAAATTCACTCCAGCTTTGTACAAGCTtggaataaaatgcatttatttgatGCCCCAGAGGGGCTTCttgaaacagaatgaaatgcaaattGTTGTGCAAACTGGGCAAGGGCTTAGGAGTGAAGTCTCCTACTTGCTCTATTCAGATCTACTTGGGCTGCATTTCTAGGGGTAGTGTGGTTGAAACCTGTAAAAGCACTGCAGCCAAACTCCCTAAAGGAGGCTGGTGAGAGAGGACAAGCTGTCTTATGTTTTAAAGAactctttatttttcatcataGAACCACAATCAATTGAAGAAGGGATTTTGGTCTGGTGCAGATTGCGAAGGTACCCATATTGGCCAGCAGTGGTAAGAACAGCTTGCTGCCTTCTTGGAGGGATATTGCAGAGGGGATGATACGGAGCTGCTTGCCACGTTCTTGAGTGTCTTTTGCCATTTTTGACTTGTGTAGGGCTGGAAATGTTAAAGATCTTCCAGTAGAAATGTTCAAAGAGAACAGAAGTAAATTTATATATGacaaaagcatgtaaaaaaCAAATGTGGTTGATTCCCATCTGGGTCTATTAGAGCAGAGCAGTACTACTGAGCCTTTATATCTTGTGTCATGAGGTAGGGTGATCGTACCCAgctaaggaaagaaagaggatggCTCCTTGTGCACTAACTAAAAATGCTTCACTGGGGTAACTTGCTATTCTTGCCactttaaaacttcttttttcaaGTTTGTGTCACTTCCTTGAAGTATGGGGTGTAGTGTAGAATGTAGAtggaagatgttcctgcttTGGAAGGGTTTTAGGATTTTAGGATGCTAATGAGACTTCATCCTTTCAACAGGTAAAAACTGTGAAGAGGAAGCACAGAAAGGCCTGTGTGCTGTTAATAGAAGAGGATacaaatgacaagaaaaagggGTAAATGTTGTGGATTCTGAGCACATTCCAAACTTCCGGTTTCTTTTAGTGCCCTGTACTTGTTTCCTGGCACAGGGCAATTGCACTGTTAGTTAAAACAAAGGTTGATCTTGGAGGGAGGGACCAAGCAAGGTGAGGATTTGCAGGTGTGGACTATGTCCTTTGTAGGCTGCTGGTTGAGATAAGCTGGCATCGTGTGAGCAGCTGATGCTCATGTGAGGAATAGAAGAATGGCTGGGGACCCAGATAGTGGTTTTTACTTGTGATTCCCAAACTTTCTGGAGACACCAGCCTGCCTTTAGTTTTGTCTTAAAAGGAGGCACTTCTCAGTTGTTAAAAGATTCCGTAGTTGTAGCTTACTATGAAAACCCTAACTAAAAAAGCCTGCATTTCTGAATTCCTCATGAGATGTAATTTTCAGGGAGCTATAGAATTGCAGTAAATACAGAGGTGCAACTCAATTGCCTCTTCTCCCtgactgtgtttcttttgtttcatccAGTTTCTCAGTACCTCTTAGGAGTCTGAAGCACTTTgactgtgaagaaaagcaggacCTCATAGTAAGTACTACCAGTAACATGGAACTGCAAGTCtgtgcatgctttggaaaaCATAAAGTGGTATCACAGTGTGTAACTGACCCTGTGAGAGGAGTTTGGTGCAGCTGGCTGCACTGTGGCTGTTCACGCTTCTGTCTTCTCTCTCACTGTATTCAGTGCTgtaattaaatgtaattaatgCTCCACAAGATGGAGACTAACACAGTAAGGGGATCCCCTGACACCCTTTTCCATCTCAGTGGGGCTGCTGTGCAGAATACCTGTGGAAGGCAGGCAGTTGCTTGGGACTCTTTTCACTCGCGGGTCTCCCGCGTACCACAAAGCCACTCACGCTGGGTGACAAAGCACTGGCCAGAAGTTGCATTTCAGGAGAATGCAGAAACTGCAAGTAAACTTTGATTCATTATCATTAGCCATTTCTGTTACCTGGTTAGTGTCCTAGACTAAAAGCTTCAGTAGGTTACTCCTTTTAGGACTGTGAAGAGCTCTTGTTTTACAGGAACGAGCCAAAGAAGATTATCGCCAAGAAATTGAGTGGTGTATTCGACTGATTTCTGACTATCGAATTAGAGTAGGTAAGGAGATGTCATTCATCAGAAAATAGATAACACTGAAACTACCAGCTCTGTTTCACAGGCTTAACTGAACTGATTTTGGGCTTTTTAGGTTGTCATTCTTTTACGGGATCCTTCTTGGAGTATTTTGCTGATGATATCAGTAAGTGAACCTGTTATCTTTTGTAGTATTCTCTCGGGAGACAAGTTTAGCTCTAATGTCTACATATGTGTTGAGTGAGGCTTCAGACCCAGTGAGGGAGTACCAGGCCTCAGTACTCAGGCCATTGTTGCACTTTAAGGGTTATCATAACCACAACTGAAGTTAAATATTAAGACAAGTAGGGAAACCACTCATTTCACCTTGTAGAGAATTAATTTTAGAGCTCCTGTCAGAGCTTCAACTCCCTCATTTTTCTTAAGGCAAAATCTTttttgtggaggaaaaaaaaccccactttatCAAGCAAGTCCCTTGTATTCAGTCTGTGTATGTAAGCATGTATGCATACACAAATGCTTTGTGTATTTAAGTATGAATGATTGTGGCTTTCCTTTCAGGCTACCCAGTTAGAAAGGAAGGTTATCAAGGTTTAGTCCAAATCACCTTTCCAGATGTGGCAGAGGAAGATACTGAAGAGGCCTTATCAGAAACATCACTTCAGAAGCCCTCCAGGAAACTTCTTCCTGACAGGACAAGAGCTGCTAGagataaagcaaataagaagATAGTGGAGTTTATAGTGAAGACTAAGGGGGCTGACGAGCatcttttggctattttgaaaagcagaaaacaatcCCGGTGGCTGAAGGGATTCCTGAATTCAAGACAGTATGTGACCTGTGTTGAAACCTATTTGGAGGATGAAGAGCAACTGGACCTTGTAGTGAACTACTTGAAGGAAGTGTATCATGAAATAGAGGCTAAAGATCTGCATCACATAAATGGAGATGgcataaaatttatttcagatgtCCTTTTGCCTGAAGTAAGTAAACAAGAAACATTGAGAAACTACACcttaaaggaaggaaatgacATTAGTGTTTTGTGATTTGAGTTCAGTGACTTGCAGTGCTCCTTGCGAGCTGAGCAGTGGTTGAGCTGAGCAGGTATGTTCACACCTGCATGCTCCCTGTAGCTCAAGGGGCATGAAACTGCTTAGTTTATATCTTGGGCAAAGACTTTTCAACTCCACGCAATCCTAAGTTATGTTTGTGGGCTCTTAAGCTGTCAGCACAAAATGGACAAGCTTTAGGTGGTACAGTGTTTTCTAAAGGCAGAATTGTTGCTTTCAAGTCTATTTGATTCTTTCTGAAACTCTTCAAATCTTTGGGTTTGAGGTGGTTTTTATTAATTTGGCAAGGTATCACTGGGGTTTCTTGGGTTCTTCGTGCTTGGGAGGTGGTGGGTTGGTTTTTACAGTTATACTTTTAGATATTTAGTGTCCTTCCTAGGAATTTCCCCAGCACAACATTATTAACCTCTGTAGAAACAAGTTACTATGAAGAGTATCataatctggttttaaaatactCTCCTGGGAAAGACCAAGGACAAGTTTGTAGTATTGACGAGGATCAGGTTTTATCAAACTTTCCTAAGTGATTGATTTTAGAATAAGGTTCCTCATTGACTGAGACAGTTCATTTATACTCATGAAATAAAAGCTAAGTTACAAACAGTGATTTGGAACCAATTACTTTTCTAGGCCATAATTTATGCCATTTCTGCTGTGGATGATATAGATTACaagaaggcagaagagaagTACATCAAAGGACCATCTGTGAGCAAGAggtatcttttatttttagtatgcTCTGAATTTTTCCTACTACTTTACTGTTTATATAGAAAACAGTATAAGGGCAGGAGAGTCCGAGATCCTCTCTCCTGTATGGCAATTTTCTTCCATTGTCTTAAGTAACAAAATGATTATACATGGAAATGTTCTTGCTGTGTTACAGTAACACCCTGCAAACAGTTTCATATGGTGAGGTTATTTTTACTACagaactttgtgtttcttttcagggAGAGAGAAATCTTTGACGAAGAAATCCTAGAAAGAAAGAGGTGGAAGACCAAACCAGAGCTTGCAGATGGTGtctgaacagcagcacaacCTTTCCCTGGCTCCCCTGGCACTGAGTGTATGTCATAAAGTGCTTATTTGTATAAAATGTGTAATTCTAACCTTCCAAAACCTGTTTGTGTATCTCTGAAAGAGGTAGCCACTGCACTGCTCTTGAATGCAGTCCTGTCTTCAGTCCTTGCTCCCCATTCTGTGCCCTGGAGCTGTTCTTGCCGTGTTGAACTGCCTGTGAAAGATGATGCAACGGGTGTTGGGAGCACTGCGGGTGTGTGGCTGCCTCAGTCCTCATCCATTCAGCATCCTTAGCACGGAACTGCAGGTGTTTTGCAGAGCTTCTTGACCGAATGCTGAGTTTTGTAGGAATTACTTTGGCCAAATAGCTGACAACGGGAGGGCTGTTGGCTTTGCTGAACACAGACTGGTGGAGGATATAGCCATGTGTTGCTGGGTGACTTTACCACTACTGAATGTCTGCGGGTTTCCTGTATAAAAACATTCCCACCGGATTGACTGTTCCTGCTTTACATGTCTTGAAGTGTGGGGAAATAAAATTGGTAGCTAGTGATGCAAGCAGAATAACaaaggctttgtttttattcatgGGATAGCTGTAAAATCCAGTGGGAAAGGAATCCAGTGTTTGCTTAAAAGAACAAACCCCATTCACTTTTCCATGTGAAACTGTTCTGAATGCTGGCTCATTGCTTTTTGAGGCCATACTTTTAGGAGCAGTTATTTGTCTTTGTCCGCTTTTTAAATCCCAAATGCCATTGTTTAGTTCCAGCTTTGTGCAGGAGGTCTGGCACACTTTGACTTGCAGTGTTATTGACAGCTGCTTAGATAAAACCCCAGTgacttgttttttctcttaGGATGAAAACATGATCTGCTTCTTCAAGAGAAACCAAGGCGATTTGAAATTCAGAAGTTTAAATTGAGATACAGATGTGTATTCTGGCTATAGTTACTATCTTtcacatgtattttaattatacTTTTAATTACTTTATAATGAGTTTGAATATGCATTTGGAATCCTTATGTTATCAAAGCGCCATTAATGAGTACCTGAACTATAGGTGACTTTGCTCTCAGTTTATCCTCAGGTTCCCTCTCCTTCAAAACATGATCCTGTGTGCGCTTCCCAGTTAGAATTCCTAAAGTACTGCTAAGGTCTTTCTCCATCTCCCTGCATGGCAGTGGAGATCCCCATCCACCTCTCCTTCATCTCAACCCTTTTCTCACACCTTTCACGATCCCAGTTTGATTCAGTGTGGACAAGTTCTCCTTTCAAAAGTCAAACTGTGCTGTGCCAAAGGCTGATGAAGAGTGTAAACGTGAGTTGGAGCACTCTCAGCTGTCTATGTCTTTAAAAACCACCTTCAGATGAGCTGTTACAGGTTCCTTATGGGGCTGTTTGCACCTCAGGACCAAACTCAGTCCAGAGATGTACAGGATTGTGTTGTCAAGCAATTAAAGGTTGATGAAGCGAATCATTAAAGGCTTGTTACTCTTGTGTGCTTCGGTTCTGCcaagcaggatgctgctgctgtgcttgcctTGTCAGATGCTTCCACCTCTATTTCACACTGCGTGGTCATTATTTCTGTGTATCGGATAAAGCTGCACTATTGTGCTGCAAGTGTCGGTTTCGTGTTATTAAATGCATTGGGTTGagtacaagaaaacaaatgtgctGCTGCCTGATCCTGTGCTTTCTTTGAGCATCTTCCCTCTGCTCCGACCAAGCTGCTTCTTGAACTTGTCCCGTTTAACTAAAGCAGCTCCCTTGTTCCGTACCGAGGTTAAAATGACTCGGAGCCGGGTTTTGATGTGTTCTCCGGCAGGAAAAGACACAGTTGCCGAAACCCGGGATCGAACCAGGGACCTTTAGATCTTCAGTCTAACGCTCTCCCAACTGAGCTATTTCGGCTGCGCGGAAGcgctccccccacccctcccgtCACCACCGGCGGGGCCCGGGGCCGCTGCAGCCTCCGGAGCCGCTAGAGCCTCCGGGCCCCGCTGCAGCCTCCGGGGGCCGCTGGAGCCTCCGGGCCGTTAGAGCCTCCGGGCCCCGCTGGAGCCTCCGGGGCCGCTGCAGCCTCCGGGCCCCGCTGCAGCCTCCGGGTCCCGCTGGAGCCTCCGGGCCCCGCTGGAGCCTCCGGGCCCCGCTGCAGCCTCCGGGCCCCGCTGCAGCCTCCGGGCCCCGCTGCcccagcggcggcggcagcgcggTCTCTGTGGCGCAATGGGTTAGCGCGTTCGGCTGTTAACCGAGAGGTTGGTGGTTCGAGCCCACCCAGGGACGCCCGTTCCTTTTGCCTCCGCGGCCCCGGTCGCTCCCGGCTCCTCCGGCCCGGTGTTACCGAGGTCCGCTGCCGGCGGAACTCCCCGCACTGCTCCGCGTTCCCCGCCGGAGCACTGAGGAGGGCGCaccggggccgggccgggccgctTAGCGTGTGCACCGCGCACAGAGGTTGCCTGAAGGGCTGCGGGCGAAGATGGCGGCGCTGGGCTGTGAGCGGGGCCTGTACCGAGGGAacgggaccgggaccggggcGCAGGGGGGACCGGGGGCAGCGGGCGGGGGTCGGGGGGCACCGCTGACCCCACCGGGGCAGCCCCGGGCCGGGCGGTGCCGGTGTCCGCCCGGGCTGAGCTCTCCCTCCTCTCGTTGCAGGTCTGCGGCTCGCTCGGCTCGGCGGCCTGGCCTGGCGGTGAGCGCCGGGctcggggccgggggggccgcGTTGGGGGCTCGGGTGGTTTGTCCGTGCCTGGGGCCGGTCCCGGTCCCGGCCCCGGTGCCGCTCACGCTGCGGGTGTTGTTCCTTCCAGGCCCTGTGCCCTGGCGCCCGTTCACAGCCGCCTGCTCCATCCGACGCCGGCGGCCGAGCAGGCTGACAGGTACCGCTGGGGAGTGGGACAGCGCAGGAACCccgtgagcagcagctctgtgtgtgccatGAGCCCCTCCTCGGTCCATAATAGCAGCCAGGCTGGAGACGAACCCCCCAGGGCCCCTCTGTAATGTGGGTACAGTGAACACAAGAGCAGTAACAGTGAGGGGAGCATCCCTCACCCTGCTCTAACACAGTGTGCAGTGGGTGCGAGGTTGTCCATAAGCGATGTGCCTTGGGTTCCTCATAGGATCAGCACTCCTTGGGGCTGATGGTTGTATGCAGTTACACTGAATAACTGGAGCCTGACACTCCTGTGCTCTCTGCCTTCAGCGCTGTCCAAGTCCAGCAAAAGAGCTCAGCCATCGTGCAGAAGAAGTCCTACGTCCCCAGTAGCAGGGGTGAATACATTGTCACCAAACTCGATGACCTGGTCAACTGGGCAAGAAGGGTGAGCGTCTGAACCTGTCGTGCTCGCTTAGGGAGCAGTGGTATCGAATGGTTGGAAGTGCTGGTGTGAAATGGGCTTGAGCCATCTCAGGGTAAAAATAGCTTCAGAATTCTCCAGTTTCTTGGCCCAGAGGTTAGTGCTTGGGGTCCAGTGTCAGAGCAGGagggtgctgcagagcagtgccTGTCTGAGCGGAGCTGACCTTCAGACACGAGTGGAAGGTGCCTTCTGGTTTCCCATCACCCTCGTAACGagtggctgctctgtgccatggagaaggctgaaccCAGGGGGCTCTGCCTTAGCTGAATTGTGCCTCCTGCAGTCACGGCTGGGAGGTGGCTGCTTTAGCAGTGTGACACGTTAAGGGGAGCGTCTTCACCTCTGAGCACATTCAGCATCCCTGAGGCTCCATACACTCAGATCTCTACGTGTCTGTTCCCCTGGAGCAGTGCGTTTTGCTCTCCTGCATAATGGCAAACACCGTTTTCACTTACAATGCACTGAGCAGACCTTGGATCTGATCACTGCTCTCCCTTTGAGTCACCTGTTGCATGGGCTCAGCTCTCTCCACAACCTGCCTCTTGTCCTGCAGAGCTCCCTGTGGCCCATGACGTTTGGGCTGGCTTGCTGTGCCGTGGAGATGATGCACATGGCTGCTCCTCGCTATGACATGGACCGCTTCGGGGTGGTGTTCCGAGCCAGCCCCCGGCAAGCCGATGTCATGATCGTGGCTGGCACCCTCACAAACAAGATGGCCCCGGCTCTGCGGAAGGTACCGGGGCTGCGGTGGGCACCTCGTGTGCTGGGAGGCAGcgggggctgagctgggctgtcTGTGTCCTGCAGGTCTATGACCAGATGCCGGAACCTCGCTACGTGGTCTCCATGGGGAGGTAAGTGCCAGGACGTGCTTGGTGCCTCCTATGTGGTAGGAGAAATGTGCTCTTGCTTGAGCCAGGGAGGTGAAGGGAGAGGAACCCATTCCTTATTTGGTTTCCAGCCCCTGAAATGACATAAGGAGCCTTGTTACAAAGGAAACGTAAAGGATCCCTTTCATTAGGGTGAGGAGAACGATGGCTGTCCCATCACTGAACTGCAGAGTTTTCCCTGGGGGGGTTGCAGCTCTCAGAGTTTGAAGACTtgcataaaatcacagaatggtttgggttggaaaggaccttaagatcacccagctccaaccccctgccatgggcagggatgcctcacactaaaccatggcacccaaggcttcatccaacctggccttgagcacggccagggatggagcattcaccccttctctgggcaccctgtgccagcgcctcagcaccttcagaGTAAAGAGCTCCTGTCTCCGCTAAACCATGTTTAACCAAGCTGAAACCTGCCCATCTCTTGCAGCTGTGCCAATGGAGGGGGTTACTACCACTACTCCTACTCCGTGGTGAGGGGCTGTGACCGCATCGTGCCGGTGGACATCTACGTGCCAGGTAGGAAGGGTGGCTCCAGGTGCCATGGCACCAGCTCGGAGCAGCCTGGCAGGGAAGTTCCTTTTGCCTGTTTGGACACTGCTCAGTGTGGTTCAAACTGGGGTGGTGAAGTTGCAGATGCTTCAGGAAGATCCAGTAAGCAAGTGGGGTGGTTCTGGTGATGCTACTCACCAGTAACCAGTATGTAAAGTGTGCAC
The DNA window shown above is from Melopsittacus undulatus isolate bMelUnd1 chromosome 19, bMelUnd1.mat.Z, whole genome shotgun sequence and carries:
- the NDUFS7 gene encoding NADH dehydrogenase [ubiquinone] iron-sulfur protein 7, mitochondrial gives rise to the protein MAALGCLRLARLGGLAWRPCALAPVHSRLLHPTPAAEQADSAVQVQQKSSAIVQKKSYVPSSRGEYIVTKLDDLVNWARRSSLWPMTFGLACCAVEMMHMAAPRYDMDRFGVVFRASPRQADVMIVAGTLTNKMAPALRKVYDQMPEPRYVVSMGSCANGGGYYHYSYSVVRGCDRIVPVDIYVPGCPPTAEALLYGILQLQKKIKREKKIQIWYRK